A part of Jiangella alba genomic DNA contains:
- the tadA gene encoding tRNA adenosine(34) deaminase TadA — translation MSAGPAGRRHEPHMRLALAEAELAPSTGDVPIGAVVVDAGGAVLGRGRNRREADADPTAHAEVLALRAAAAAAGTWRLEGCTLVVTMEPCSMCAGALVLARVDRLVYGAPDPKAGAVGSLWDLVRDRRLNHRPEVLAGVLADECGALVRAFFAAQRT, via the coding sequence ATGTCCGCGGGACCGGCCGGCCGGCGCCACGAGCCGCACATGCGCCTCGCGCTGGCCGAGGCCGAGCTGGCGCCGTCGACGGGTGACGTCCCGATCGGCGCCGTCGTGGTCGACGCGGGCGGCGCGGTGCTCGGGCGCGGGCGCAACCGGCGCGAGGCCGACGCCGACCCGACGGCGCACGCCGAGGTGCTGGCGCTGCGCGCGGCGGCGGCCGCGGCCGGAACCTGGCGGCTGGAGGGGTGCACGCTGGTCGTCACGATGGAGCCGTGCTCGATGTGCGCCGGCGCGCTCGTGCTGGCCCGCGTCGACCGGCTCGTCTATGGCGCGCCCGACCCCAAGGCGGGCGCCGTCGGCTCGCTCTGGGACCTCGTCCGTGACCGCCGGCTCAACCACCGCCCCGAGGTGCTGGCCGGCGTCCTCGCCGACGAGTGCGGCGCGCTGGTCCGCGCGTTCTTCGCCGCCCAGCGCACCTGA
- a CDS encoding Glu/Leu/Phe/Val family dehydrogenase, with translation MTLTSLSMIDRGLTPDIAVAASVDRAAEQLELRPGVNELLKLHDRELGVQLPLRRDDGSIAVVQGYRVQHNAARGPYLGGLRFHPRADLQQTRALASLTTWRSALHGLPFGGAQGSLLIDPSDYSTTELEALTRRYALAVSHVMGPRLDIAAPDLNTDARVMAWFLDAYGSRHGHAPGVVTGKPLGLGGVSGGDAAAGRGLVYVLEAAARRWGIDLGAQRVAIQGFGHVGSWVARELFVRGVRVVAVGDAGGAVLNERGLDVPELLRATAAGYSVADSRAPLQRIAPDELLTLDCDVLIPAATGEVLTAFNVDGVRAGIVVEGAAHPVTPEADAVLDARGVRVVPDLLAGGGAAIAAYAEWAQGVAGVPWDELRLATELRGRIERTFTEVAEFSEEHHCSYRQAAYSLAVDRVASAMQLRGGL, from the coding sequence ATGACCCTCACCTCCCTCTCGATGATCGACCGCGGTCTCACCCCCGACATCGCCGTGGCCGCGTCGGTCGACCGCGCGGCCGAGCAGCTCGAACTGCGTCCCGGCGTGAACGAGCTGCTCAAACTGCACGACCGCGAGCTCGGCGTGCAGCTGCCGCTGCGCCGCGACGACGGCAGCATCGCCGTCGTGCAGGGGTACCGCGTCCAGCACAACGCCGCCCGCGGGCCGTACCTCGGCGGGCTGCGCTTCCACCCGCGCGCCGACCTCCAGCAGACCCGCGCGCTGGCGTCGCTGACGACGTGGCGCTCGGCGCTGCACGGCCTGCCGTTCGGTGGCGCCCAGGGCAGCCTGCTGATCGACCCGTCCGACTACTCGACGACGGAGCTCGAGGCGCTCACGCGGCGCTACGCGCTCGCCGTCAGCCACGTCATGGGGCCGCGGCTCGACATCGCCGCGCCCGACCTCAACACCGATGCGCGCGTCATGGCGTGGTTCCTCGACGCGTACGGAAGCCGGCACGGGCACGCGCCCGGCGTGGTCACGGGCAAGCCGCTCGGTCTCGGCGGCGTGTCCGGCGGCGACGCCGCTGCCGGGCGCGGGCTGGTGTACGTGCTCGAGGCGGCGGCCCGGCGCTGGGGCATCGACCTCGGGGCGCAGCGCGTGGCGATCCAGGGCTTCGGCCACGTCGGCTCCTGGGTGGCCCGCGAGCTGTTCGTGCGCGGCGTGCGGGTGGTCGCGGTCGGCGACGCCGGCGGCGCGGTGCTGAACGAGCGCGGGCTGGACGTCCCTGAACTGCTGCGCGCCACCGCCGCCGGCTACTCCGTCGCCGACTCCCGGGCGCCGCTGCAGCGCATCGCGCCGGACGAGCTGCTGACGCTCGACTGCGACGTGCTGATCCCGGCGGCCACCGGGGAGGTGCTGACGGCGTTCAACGTCGACGGCGTGCGCGCGGGCATCGTGGTCGAGGGCGCCGCGCACCCCGTCACGCCTGAGGCCGACGCCGTCCTCGACGCGCGCGGGGTGCGGGTCGTGCCCGACCTCCTGGCCGGTGGCGGCGCGGCCATCGCCGCGTACGCCGAGTGGGCACAGGGCGTGGCGGGCGTGCCCTGGGACGAGCTGCGGCTGGCGACGGAGCTGCGCGGGCGCATCGAGCGGACGTTCACCGAGGTCGCGGAGTTCAGCGAAGAGCACCACTGCAGCTACCGGCAGGCGGCCTACTCGCTCGCCGTCGACCGCGTCGCATCGGCCATGCAGCTGCGCGGCGGTCTCT
- a CDS encoding potassium/proton antiporter, which produces MTVDSLNVFLLGGALVLIAAVVAVRASVKLGLPSLVLYLLIGVLIGESGLGVQFSDPDLAQSFAYAALIVILAEGGLTTNWDEARPVFGIGLSLATVGVVVSTAVVAIIGHFLLGLDWLPAILLGAIFAPTDAAAVFSTLRRLPLRRRLSGALEAESGLNDAPAIVLVTILSASHGPAEGFLLIGLTVVYELIGGAALGYVVGRVGAAILRRTALPASGLYPLVVLTLTVLAYALGAYAHMSGFAAVYIAALVLGNSRLPHRAATRSFVEGLAWLAQIGLFVMLGLLSSPSDMPGAFVTAVVAGAALTFVARPISVWAATAPFVMSVREKVFVSWAGLRGAVPVVFATIPLAEGVERAEWLFAVVFIVSVLYTLIQAPTLPWLATRLGMVPAFPTRDADVESAPLERLDADLIHVRVPPGSKLHGVEIGELRVPPGVGVALIVRGDTSMVPGPRTKLQHGDEILIVAPRALRRATEARLRAVGRRGRLAGWFGERGGAPDEDD; this is translated from the coding sequence GTGACCGTCGACTCGCTCAACGTCTTCCTGCTCGGCGGCGCCCTCGTGCTCATCGCCGCCGTCGTCGCGGTCCGCGCCAGCGTGAAGCTCGGGCTGCCGAGTCTCGTGCTGTACCTGCTGATCGGCGTGCTCATCGGCGAATCGGGACTGGGCGTCCAGTTCTCCGACCCCGACCTCGCGCAGTCGTTCGCCTACGCCGCACTCATCGTCATCCTGGCCGAGGGCGGCCTGACGACGAACTGGGACGAGGCGCGGCCGGTGTTCGGCATCGGCCTGTCGCTGGCGACCGTCGGCGTGGTGGTGAGCACGGCGGTCGTCGCGATCATCGGGCACTTCCTGCTCGGGCTCGACTGGCTGCCGGCGATCCTGCTCGGCGCGATCTTCGCCCCGACCGACGCCGCCGCGGTGTTCTCGACGCTGCGGCGGCTGCCGTTGAGACGACGGCTGTCCGGCGCGCTGGAGGCCGAGTCCGGTCTCAACGACGCGCCGGCCATCGTGCTGGTGACGATCCTGAGCGCCAGCCACGGCCCCGCCGAGGGCTTCCTGCTGATCGGGCTGACGGTCGTGTACGAGCTGATCGGCGGTGCCGCGCTGGGCTACGTGGTGGGGCGGGTGGGTGCGGCCATCCTGCGCCGGACCGCGCTGCCGGCGTCAGGCCTGTACCCGCTGGTCGTGCTGACGCTGACGGTGCTGGCGTACGCCCTCGGCGCGTACGCGCACATGAGCGGGTTCGCGGCGGTGTACATCGCGGCGCTCGTGCTGGGCAACTCGCGGCTGCCGCACCGCGCGGCCACGCGGTCGTTCGTCGAAGGGCTGGCGTGGCTGGCGCAGATCGGGCTGTTCGTCATGCTCGGCCTGCTGTCGTCGCCGTCGGACATGCCCGGCGCGTTCGTCACCGCCGTCGTCGCCGGGGCCGCGCTGACGTTCGTCGCGCGGCCGATCTCGGTGTGGGCCGCGACGGCGCCGTTCGTGATGTCCGTCCGCGAGAAGGTGTTCGTGTCGTGGGCCGGGCTGCGTGGTGCGGTGCCGGTCGTGTTCGCGACCATCCCGCTGGCCGAGGGCGTGGAGCGGGCCGAGTGGCTGTTCGCCGTCGTCTTCATCGTCAGCGTCCTGTACACGCTGATCCAGGCGCCGACGCTGCCGTGGCTGGCGACCCGGCTCGGCATGGTCCCGGCCTTCCCGACCCGCGACGCCGACGTCGAGTCCGCGCCGCTGGAACGCCTGGACGCCGACCTCATCCACGTCCGCGTGCCGCCCGGTTCCAAGCTGCACGGCGTCGAGATCGGCGAGTTGCGCGTGCCGCCGGGCGTCGGCGTCGCGCTGATCGTCCGCGGCGACACGTCGATGGTGCCCGGCCCGCGGACCAAGCTGCAGCACGGCGACGAGATCCTCATCGTCGCGCCGCGGGCGCTGCGCCGCGCCACCGAGGCCCGGCTGCGCGCCGTCGGACGACGCGGCCGGCTGGCCGGCTGGTTCGGCGAGCGCGGCGGCGCTCCGGACGAGGACGACTGA
- a CDS encoding LytR C-terminal domain-containing protein, whose product MAFEDEQLTEEESARRHHWRRIRTSVTLLVLIGVVIGAAWYSWANVVGEEEPGTAGSTTQPCAPGAPTSAPAPADVQVNVYNATDRNGLASAVARQVRDRGFTVVDVDNDPLSKSVTGTAEVRSRPDDQAAAELVATLVPGAVYVPDERTEATIDLVLGDTFEALADPAAPPPTPSAELPPCQAAS is encoded by the coding sequence ATGGCGTTCGAGGATGAGCAGCTCACCGAGGAGGAGAGCGCACGCCGGCATCACTGGCGGCGCATCCGCACCTCGGTGACGCTGCTGGTCCTCATCGGCGTGGTCATCGGCGCCGCGTGGTACAGCTGGGCCAACGTCGTCGGCGAGGAAGAGCCGGGCACGGCGGGCTCCACCACCCAGCCGTGCGCGCCGGGCGCGCCGACGTCCGCGCCGGCGCCGGCGGACGTGCAGGTGAACGTCTACAACGCCACCGACCGCAACGGGCTGGCGTCGGCGGTGGCCCGGCAGGTCCGCGACCGCGGCTTCACCGTCGTCGACGTCGACAACGACCCGCTGAGCAAGTCCGTTACCGGGACGGCCGAGGTGCGGTCGCGGCCCGACGACCAAGCCGCCGCCGAGCTCGTCGCGACGCTGGTGCCCGGCGCGGTGTACGTGCCGGACGAGCGCACCGAGGCGACCATCGACCTCGTCCTCGGCGACACGTTCGAGGCGCTGGCCGACCCCGCGGCGCCGCCGCCAACGCCGTCGGCCGAGCTGCCGCCCTGCCAGGCCGCGTCCTGA
- a CDS encoding RNA polymerase sigma factor, whose protein sequence is MADAFRDEWGRVVATLIGWGGDWDLAEESAADAFTAALETWPRDGVPDRPGAWLTTTARRRALDRLRRAKAGAAKLRLLAATADEPPGEPDLPDEPDQAPSTGHPGVPPREHPGGPPREHPGVPRAGRPGGPPTPFPGGRHVRLDDDRLRLLYTCCHPALAFEAQVALALRTLTGLTTAEIARAFLVPEATMAKRLVRAKGKIRAAAIPYRVPPPDELPERTHAVLGVVYLLFNEGYGATSGDGLMRPELTHEALRLAALVTELLPDDPEPLGLLALLRLHDARAATRVGGEGELVPLEEQDRGRWDRPAIAGAVELLQRALTWERPGPYQLQAMIAACHAVAPRAEDTDWPRIVRLYDQLLEQQPTPVVRLNRAVAVGMADGPAAGLAQVDAVAAELDGYGLLPATRADLLRRLGDHAGAATQYRAALAAAGNDGERRYLARRIAELAPG, encoded by the coding sequence GTGGCCGACGCGTTCCGGGACGAGTGGGGACGGGTCGTCGCGACGTTGATCGGGTGGGGCGGCGACTGGGATCTCGCCGAAGAGTCCGCCGCCGACGCGTTCACCGCGGCGCTCGAGACCTGGCCGCGCGACGGAGTCCCGGACCGGCCCGGCGCCTGGCTCACGACGACGGCGCGGCGCCGGGCACTGGACCGGCTGCGCCGGGCGAAGGCCGGCGCAGCGAAGCTTCGGCTGCTGGCGGCGACGGCGGACGAACCGCCGGGCGAGCCCGACCTGCCGGACGAGCCGGACCAGGCGCCGAGCACCGGGCATCCCGGCGTCCCGCCACGCGAGCATCCCGGCGGCCCACCGCGCGAGCATCCCGGCGTCCCGCGAGCCGGCCGTCCAGGCGGCCCACCGACCCCATTTCCGGGCGGGCGGCACGTGCGCCTCGACGACGACCGGCTGCGGCTGCTCTACACGTGCTGCCACCCGGCGCTGGCGTTCGAGGCGCAGGTCGCGCTGGCGTTGCGCACGCTGACGGGCCTGACGACGGCGGAGATCGCGCGAGCGTTCCTGGTGCCCGAGGCGACGATGGCGAAGCGGCTGGTCCGGGCGAAGGGCAAGATCCGGGCCGCCGCGATCCCGTACCGCGTGCCGCCGCCGGACGAACTCCCGGAGCGCACGCACGCCGTCCTCGGCGTCGTCTACCTGCTCTTCAACGAGGGCTACGGCGCCACCAGCGGCGACGGGCTGATGCGGCCGGAACTCACCCACGAGGCGCTGCGGCTGGCCGCCCTGGTGACCGAGCTGCTGCCGGACGACCCCGAGCCGCTCGGCCTGCTCGCGCTGCTCCGCCTGCACGACGCCCGCGCGGCGACGCGGGTCGGCGGGGAGGGCGAACTGGTCCCGCTGGAGGAGCAGGACCGCGGCCGCTGGGACCGCCCGGCCATCGCGGGCGCCGTCGAGCTGCTCCAGCGGGCGCTGACGTGGGAGCGTCCCGGCCCGTACCAGCTGCAGGCGATGATCGCGGCCTGTCACGCGGTCGCCCCGCGGGCCGAGGACACCGACTGGCCGCGCATCGTCCGGCTCTACGACCAGCTGCTGGAGCAGCAGCCGACGCCGGTGGTGCGGCTGAACCGGGCGGTCGCGGTCGGGATGGCGGACGGCCCGGCGGCCGGGCTCGCGCAGGTCGACGCCGTCGCGGCCGAGTTGGACGGCTACGGCTTGCTGCCCGCGACCCGCGCGGACCTGCTCCGCCGGTTGGGCGACCACGCGGGCGCCGCGACGCAGTATCGCGCGGCGCTGGCGGCGGCCGGCAACGACGGCGAGCGCCGCTACCTGGCCCGGCGCATCGCCGAACTGGCGCCGGGCTGA
- a CDS encoding type II toxin-antitoxin system VapB family antitoxin, translating to MIFKRVGDGKPYPEHDTGLRAWSELPPRQIRLDELVTTKRTLNLETLLADDSTFYGDLFAHVVEWRGELYLEDGLHRALRAALQQRPVIHARVLLVPDAEA from the coding sequence GTGATTTTCAAGCGCGTCGGAGACGGCAAGCCCTACCCCGAGCACGACACGGGTCTGCGGGCGTGGTCCGAGCTCCCCCCGCGCCAGATCCGCCTGGACGAGCTCGTCACCACCAAACGCACGCTGAACCTCGAGACCCTGCTCGCCGACGACTCCACGTTCTACGGCGACCTCTTCGCCCACGTGGTCGAGTGGCGCGGCGAGCTGTACCTCGAGGACGGGCTGCACCGTGCGCTCCGCGCGGCGCTGCAACAGCGCCCGGTCATCCACGCCCGCGTCCTCCTGGTTCCCGACGCCGAGGCATGA
- a CDS encoding amidohydrolase, whose product MSMHENITIDPALTELYKDLHRHPELGFQEHRTAAIVARRLNASGFAVTTGVAGTGIVGMLTNGSGPTALLRADMDALPVEEDTGLDYASTATTTDASGATVPVDHACGHDLHTTCLLGAADALAADRASWSGTLVVVFQPAEELGAGAQAMVDDGLYDRFPAPEVVLGQHVAPLPAGKIAGHPGASYAGSDSLRVRLVGRGAHGSMPEASIDPIVMAAETVLRLQTVISREIPSTATAVLTVGSIHAGDAANVIPGAAELQLNIRTYDTGVRQRILDSVDRIVRGEAAVAGAAEEPTITEIERFPVVVNDPAALGRTLDAFAAWLGPDNILDPGAGAGSEDVGILATSAAAPLSYWLLGGTDPALFTTGDMTDPALLTVPSNHSPHYAPVIQPTLTNGVTALVTAARTWLPAS is encoded by the coding sequence ATGTCCATGCACGAGAACATCACCATCGACCCGGCGCTCACGGAGCTGTACAAGGACCTGCACCGGCATCCGGAGCTCGGCTTCCAGGAACACCGCACCGCCGCGATCGTCGCGCGTCGACTGAACGCCTCCGGGTTCGCCGTGACGACGGGCGTCGCCGGCACCGGGATCGTCGGCATGCTGACGAACGGGTCCGGCCCCACGGCACTGCTGCGCGCCGACATGGACGCGCTCCCGGTCGAGGAGGACACCGGGCTGGACTACGCCAGCACGGCGACCACGACCGACGCGAGCGGGGCGACCGTTCCGGTCGATCACGCGTGCGGTCACGACCTCCACACCACCTGCCTCCTGGGCGCCGCCGACGCGCTGGCCGCCGACAGAGCGAGCTGGTCCGGCACGCTGGTGGTGGTGTTCCAACCGGCGGAGGAGCTCGGCGCGGGAGCGCAGGCGATGGTGGACGACGGCCTGTACGACCGCTTCCCGGCGCCCGAGGTCGTGCTCGGCCAGCACGTGGCGCCGTTGCCCGCGGGCAAGATCGCGGGGCATCCCGGCGCGTCCTACGCGGGCTCGGACTCGTTGCGCGTGCGACTCGTCGGCCGGGGTGCCCACGGGTCGATGCCCGAGGCCTCGATCGATCCGATCGTGATGGCGGCCGAGACCGTCCTGCGGCTCCAGACCGTGATCTCGCGCGAGATCCCGAGCACCGCGACGGCCGTTCTCACCGTCGGCTCGATCCATGCCGGCGACGCCGCCAACGTGATCCCCGGAGCGGCCGAGTTGCAGCTGAACATCCGCACTTACGACACCGGGGTGCGCCAGCGCATCCTCGACAGCGTCGACCGCATCGTCCGCGGCGAGGCCGCGGTCGCCGGCGCGGCCGAGGAGCCCACGATCACCGAGATCGAACGGTTCCCCGTCGTCGTCAACGACCCCGCGGCCCTCGGCCGCACCCTGGACGCGTTCGCCGCCTGGCTCGGACCGGACAACATCCTCGACCCCGGCGCCGGTGCGGGCAGCGAGGACGTCGGCATCCTGGCGACGAGCGCCGCCGCACCCTTGTCCTACTGGCTGCTCGGTGGCACCGACCCGGCGCTGTTCACGACCGGCGACATGACCGACCCCGCCCTTCTCACCGTGCCGTCCAACCACTCGCCCCACTACGCCCCGGTGATCCAGCCGACGCTCACGAACGGCGTCACGGCGCTCGTCACCGCGGCCCGCACCTGGTTGCCGGCGTCCTAG